A genomic region of Trifolium pratense cultivar HEN17-A07 linkage group LG3, ARS_RC_1.1, whole genome shotgun sequence contains the following coding sequences:
- the LOC123912976 gene encoding disease resistance protein RPM1-like has translation MAEMAVSFVLEQLIPLLTEEAKLLGGIHKEFADIKDEFECIQAFLKDADKKAKRDDTTEGVKTWVKQVREAAFHIEDVIDDYLIQVRQEPRDPGFVALLHKIVHSLKVIIPRHQIASKIQGIKSSLRGIKKRSQTYGFQRSLEQGSRSFRGRKSAKWHDPRMDALYIDEAEMVGFEEPKNKLIEWLLEGRSERTVIAVVGMGGQGKTTLAKKVFDNKKVVGDFDYRVWITVSQSYYIEGLLRSMLNELYKQEGDTPPQDISQMDRESLISMLRNYLQQKRYVFVFDDVWNIHFWNEIQNACIDNKMGSKIFITTRNMEVATNCRKSSVVKVHDMQPLSEVQSFELFKKKAFQKKDIPNELKEISLKIANKCKGLPLAIVAIGGLLSTKEKSLLEWQKFCDKLPLELKRDSHLTGINQILALSYDDLSFHLKSCLLYFGIYPEDYEVKSRRLIRQWIAEGFVKEESGNTLEEVAEGYLTELIHRSLVQVSSVRFDGKAKSCCVHDLTREMILEKCEDLSFCKNISGNGHSSLSGSIRRLSITTHSDDFMKRIENSRVRSLFLFEYDSQLLSKAFIRRIFREYRRLKVLEFDVFSNVRLSNILRENLGSLIHLKYLSLNNDYRLNYGFKLPKSISMLQNLETLDLRQCALYDLPKEVSKLRKLQHLIGSRMSLFKLKGGIGGMESLQTLSSVEIEDGDDGIKIIKELGQLRQLRKLSLFLGNEDHISTLSSLNEMQHLENLKIGTKNVRNRSYDLTDLHLNPPPSKLRTLKLTGMLEKFPEWILQLQNLVKLKLILSLLKDDPIKLLENMQNLLSLSFIEYAYEGESLHFHDGGFQNLKELYISDLPNLNSIVIEKGALQSLKKFELYKIPNLKTVPAGIQHLEKLQVLNVQYVPHEELYAEL, from the coding sequence ATGGCCGAAATGGCCGTGTCTTTTGTTCTTGAGCAACTGATTCCACTGTTAACAGAAGAAGCCAAGCTGTTGGGAGGTATTCACAAAGAATTTGCAGACATTAAAGATGAATTTGAATGCATTCAAGCCTTCCTTAAGGATGCTGATAAAAAAGCTAAAAGAGACGACACTACTGAAGGAGTCAAAACTTGGGTGAAGCAAGTTAGGGAAGCAGCTTTTCATATTGAAGATGTCATTGATGATTATCTGATCCAAGTGAGACAGGAGCCTCGTGATCCTGGATTTGTAGCTTTACTCCATAAGATTGTTCACTCACTCAAAGTTATTATCCCTCGTCATCAAATAGCGTCGAAGATTCAAGGCATTAAGTCATCTCTTCGTGGGATCAAGAAGAGAAGCCAAACCTATGGCTTTCAACGTTCTTTGGAACAAGGATCGAGAAGCTTTAGAGGAAGAAAAAGTGCGAAATGGCACGACCCTCGAATGGATGCTTTGTACATTGATGAAGCTGAAATGGTAGGCTTTGAAGaacccaaaaataaattgattgaatggtTGCTAGAGGGAAGATCTGAGCGCACTGTCATCGCTGTGGTAGGTATGGGAGGACAAGGAAAAACCACTCTTGCAAAAAAAGTTTTTGACAACAAAAAGGTAGTGGGAGACTTTGACTATCGTGTATGGATCACAGTGTCACAATCATACTATATAGAAGGGTTGCTGAGAAGCATGTTGAATGAGCTTTACAAACAAGAAGGGGACACTCCTCCTCAAGATATCTCTCAAATGGATCGAGAGTCGTTGATTTCTATGCTAAGAAACTACTTGCAACAAAAGAGGTATGTTTTTGTGTTTGATGATGTGTGGAACATACATTTTTGGAATGAGATTCAAAATGCATGTATTGATAATAAAATGGGGAGCAAGATATTTATTACAACGAGAAATATGGAAGTTGCCACAAATTGTCGTAAATCATCTGTTGTTAAAGTGCATGATATGCAACCTTTATCGGAAGTTCAATCATTTGAGTTGTTCAAAAAGAAGGCATTCCAAAAAAAAGACATTCCAAATGAGCTCAAAGAGATATCTTTAAAAATTGCAAACAAATGCAAAGGTTTACCGCTGGCAATTGTTGCCATTGGCGGTCTATTGTCTACAAAAGAGAAAAGCTTACTTGAGTGGCAGAAATTTTGTGATAAATTGCCTTTAGAGCTAAAGAGGGATTCCCATTTGACCGGGATAAACCAAATTTTAGCTTTGAGCTATGATGATTTGTCTTTTCATCTTAAGTCATGTTTGTTGTATTTTGGAATATATCCTGAAGATTATGAAGTTAAATCAAGGAGACTAATTCGGCAGTGGATAGCTGAAGGATTTGTGAAAGAAGAAAGTGGGAATACTTTGGAAGAAGTGGCAGAAGGATATTTAACAGAGTTAATCCATAGAAGTTTGGTGCAAGTATCTTCTGTTAGATTTGATGGAAAAGCTAAAAGTTGTTGTGTTCATGATCTAACACGTGAGATGATTCTTGAAAAGTGTGAAGATTTAAGTTTCTGCAAGAATATCAGTGGAAATGGTCATTCATCTTTATCTGGAAGTATCCGGCGCCTATCAATAACAACCCATTCCGATGATTTTATGAAACGTATTGAAAACTCACGTGTTCGATCACTATTTCTTTTCGAATATGATTCACAACTTTTGAGCAAAGCTTTTATTAGGAGAATCTTTAGAGAATATAGGCGCTTGAAGGTGCTTGAGTTTGATGTTTTCTCTAATGTTAGATTGAGTAATATCCTTCGTGAAAATTTGGGAAGCTTGATTCACTTGAAGTATTTAAGCTTAAATAATGATTATCGTCTGAATTATGGATTTAAACTTCCCAAATCAATTTCCATGCTCCAAAACCTGGAGACTTTGGATCTGAGACAATGCGCATTATATGACCTACCAAAGGAGGTTAGCAAGCTTAGAAAGTTACAACATCTTATTGGCTCCAGAATGTCTTTGTTTAAATTGAAGGGTGGTATAGGAGGCATGGAATCCCTACAAACTCTGAGTAGTGTGGAAATTGAAGATGGTGATGATGgaataaagataattaaagagCTGGGACAGCTAAGGCAGTTAAGGAAATTGAGCTTGTTTCTTGGGAACGAAGACCATATAAGCACTTTATCTTCATTGAATGAGATGCAACATTTGGAGAATCTAAAGATTGGGACAAAAAACGTAAGAAACCGTAGTTATGATTTAACTGATTTGCATTTGAATCCACCTCCATCTAAGCTTCGAACTCTTAAACTAACAGGAATGTTGGAGAAGTTTCCAGAATGGATTCTTCAACTTCAAAATCTTGTTAAGTTGAAGTTAATATTGTCCCTCTTAAAAGATGATCCAATAAAGTTGTTAGAAAACATGCAAAACTTGTTGTCCCTTTCATTCATCGAATATGCTTATGAAGGTGAAAGTTTACATTTTCATGATGGAGGGTTTCAAAATCTAAAGGAACTATACATTAGTGACTTGCCTAACTTGAATTCAATTGTAATTGAAAAAGGAGCATTGCAATCTCTAAAAAAGTTCGAGTTATACAAGATCCCCAACCTCAAGACTGTTCCTGCTGGCATCCAACACTTAGAAAAACTTCAAGTTCTCAATGTTCAATATGTGCCACATGAAGAACTTTATGCTGAACTTTAA